A genomic window from Wolbachia pipientis includes:
- a CDS encoding transcriptional regulator produces MSTEKKIDTDSLCYHIIQKVKDVRLELKCTQADFAEKTGVAKSLIEKYERGVHSIPPKTLEEMAKKLSKDIEKFFPESTNCISSEDKKSFDLVQTLKRIKDWKVRDAVCVLTRFLSEGIQISKVTEEIRPISYQMVQKAKDWRFARGRTQMELADKSGMPHGQVVRYEQGEVSFKIAPKIAEGLSLHYGVLLPTSKAERYCEDEDGEGEKKILSIMREYQKIDNQKLKDLWYSFLSEVVKISEEKA; encoded by the coding sequence ATGAGTACTGAAAAGAAGATAGATACTGATTCTTTATGCTACCATATAATTCAAAAGGTAAAAGATGTTAGGCTAGAGCTAAAATGCACTCAAGCGGATTTCGCAGAAAAAACTGGTGTAGCAAAGTCACTAATAGAAAAGTATGAGCGAGGGGTACACAGTATTCCACCTAAAACGCTCGAGGAGATGGCAAAAAAATTATCGAAAGATATCGAAAAATTCTTCCCTGAATCAACAAATTGTATTAGTAGCGAAGATAAGAAGTCATTTGATTTAGTGCAAACCCTAAAAAGAATTAAGGACTGGAAGGTTCGTGATGCGGTGTGTGTACTAACTAGATTTTTGTCAGAAGGAATTCAAATTAGTAAGGTTACAGAAGAGATAAGACCTATAAGCTACCAAATGGTGCAAAAGGCAAAAGATTGGCGGTTTGCAAGAGGGCGTACACAGATGGAATTAGCGGATAAAAGTGGAATGCCCCATGGACAAGTAGTCAGGTATGAGCAAGGGGAGGTATCGTTCAAAATAGCACCCAAAATTGCAGAGGGATTATCATTGCATTATGGAGTTCTACTGCCTACATCAAAAGCAGAGAGGTATTGTGAAGATGAGGATGGTGAAGGAGAAAAGAAGATATTGAGTATAATGAGGGAATACCAAAAAATTGATAATCAAAAGTTAAAAGATTTATGGTATTCGTTTTTGTCTGAGGTTGTAAAGATTAGTGAAGAGAAGGCTTGA